TGCCGGCTATATTGGAAATTACAGTCACTGTACTTTTCAGATTGCAGGAGAAGGCTCTTTTATGCCTCAAGAAGGAACCAATCCTTTCCTTGGCAAGCAGGGCACTCTTGAAAAGGTAAAAGAAAAACGAATAGAGACAATTGTGCCTAAATCAAAGCTGAATCAAGTGATTCAAGCGATGCAGACGGCCCATCCTTACGAAGAAGCTGCGTATGATCTCTATCAGCTGGAAAACAAAGGAGAAAAAATTGGTGTTGGGCGAATAGGTGTTCTTGAACGCCCGATGACTTTAGAAAGACTGGCTGAAAAAGTGAAAGAAAAATACCAAATCCCTGCGTTAAGAGTAACCGGGAACTTGAATAAGAACGCAAAAAAGGTAGCTATTCTTGGAGGAAGTGGAGAAAAGTATATTCATCAGGCGGGACAAATGGGAGCAGATGTTTATATTACTGGTGATATGACTTTCCACATGGCACAGGATGCACAGGAGATGGGGCTGTCAGTAATCGATCCAGGCCATCATGTAGAAAAGCTTGTCTGTGCAAAAATTAAAGAATATCTAGAAAATCAGTGCGGGTTTGAAAAAGAAGTCACCTTTTATTTATCAGAAGCAAATACTGAACCATTTACATTTTTGTAAAAGTAAAGACCACTTGCCTTAAGGAGGCAGTGGTCTTATTTGTTACTTTGTTTTCTTTTTTGCCTTTACGCGTGGAAGGATTTTCTTCTGTTCCACTTTGGATTCCAAGATCCAAGTCTCTTCATTTCCTGGATCATAGGCTTCAATAAATTTGATCACTTCTTTTGTTATCGGCGTCGGTGTAGAAGCTCCTGCAGTAACAGCTACTTTCTGTACGCCTTGTAACCAATCCAATTCAATTTCAGTGACATCAGCAATTCGATAAGCTTCTGTACCTGCCACTTCTTTTGAAACCTGTGCCAGGCGGTTTGAATTATTACTTCTTGGGTCGCCAACGACCAGCGTTAAATCGGCCTCTTTAGCTTGTTCGGCCACAGCCTCTTGTCTTACTTGTGTGGCCATGCAAATTTCCTGGTGTTTTTCAACGTGAGGATATTTTTCTTTCACCGTCTCCATAACATCATAGACATCCCATTGGCTCATTGTCGTCTGGTTAGTAATCAACAATTTCTCGCTATCCACTTCAAGGTCTTTGACGTCTTCTTCTGTCTGAACAAGATGTACTTTACCAGGGCAACGCCCATTGCACCTTCAGGTTCGGGGTGCCCTTTTTTTCCAACATAAATGATTTCATAGCCTTCTTTTACTTTTTCACGGATTAAATCGTGGGTGTTTGTGACGTCAGGGCAAGTCGCATCTAAAGCGGTTAAACCTTTCGCTTTTGCACGCTCTTTCACTTCCGGAGAGACTCCGTGCGCAGTGAAGATTACAGTTCCTTCATGAATACCATCAAGTAAATCCATACGATTTTTTCCGTCTACTGTGATGATTCCTTCATTATTAAATGCTTCCGTAACATGAGTATTGTGCACAATCATTCCAAGGATATATATAGGCCGCGGGAGGTTAGGGTCTTTGGCTGCATTCTGGGCAATGACCATAGCATCTACGACTCCGTAGCAGTAACCACGCGGGGCAATTTTAATAACTTCCATGCATGCGTTCCTCCTCTTATGACAATTCTATAAATCGTCCAAGTTTCATTATAAAGGGTAAACTGAAAGTTGACAAAGATTCTCTTCGAATGGTTATCGTGCATTTATCATCATACTCTATTATAATGGGGAAGGAACACTTTTCATTAAAGGAGAAATTTATGAGCAAACATACATTTGAACAGTATGCCATCAATGCGACGGTGAGCCATGTGATAAAGAAGCTGGGCTTTCAAGAGCCAACCCCTATCCAGCAACAGGTTCTTCCTGCTGCTTTAAGAGGTGAAAGCCTAATCGGTCAGTCCCATACTGGCTCTGGCAAAACGCACGCTTTTTTGCTTCCGATGCTGAATAAGATGGAAGAAAATTTAAACCAGGTCCAGTATGTCATTACTGCCCCCACCAGGGAATTAGCTATACAATTATATGATGAAGTAAAAAAAGCGATTCAACTTGCAGAGAAGGAAGAAAGCTGGATTGCAAAGCTGGTCATCGGTGGTACGGATAAACAGAAAATGATGGAGAAACTGGCCTCCAATCCTCCTCAAATCGTTGTAGGAACGCCGGGCAGGATTCTCGACATGGTGAAAGAAGAAGCGTTAAACTTCGGAACTGTCAAAGCATTTGTCATTGATGAAGCTGATTTGATGGTTGATTTAGGATTTATGGAAGATGTCGATCAAATCCTCATACACACCAATCCAGAAGTTCAGATCATGGTCTTTTCTGCGACCATTCCAGAACGGCTGCAGCCGTTTTTAAAAAAATACCTTGATAATCCGACTCATATCCAAATTCAAGATCAAAAGCCTGCTCCGGAATCGATGGAACATAGGCTCATTCCGCTTCGCCACAAGCATCCTGCTGATATCATTATCGAGATTTCAAAGACGATCCAGCCTTACCTCGCTATTATTTTCACTAATGGCAAAGACCAAGCGGATGAACTTGCTGAGGCATTGCTGGATAGAGGGCTGGAAACAGGCATCATTCACGGCGGTCTGTCTCCTCGTGAGCGAAAACGCATGCTCAAAGATCTCCAAAGTTTGCGTTATCAGTATATCGTTGCTACTGATCTTGCAGCACGAGGCATTGATATTCAGGGTGTCAGTCACGTGATTAATGCCAGTCTCCCGAAAGAAGAAGAATTTTATATTCACCGGGTCGGCAGAACAGCACGTGCAGGTTTACAAGGAACGGCCATCAATTTGTATAAAGAAGAGGATCTTCCTCTGATCGAAAAATTAGAGAAGCGCGGATTGGAATTTGAATTTTACGACATTCGAAATCAAGAATGGAAAAAAATCAAAGCTCATAATGTAAGGCAGACGCGTCAGCCAAAAGACACAGAACTTGATAAGAAAGCGCGTCAGATGGTAAGAAAACCGAAAAAAGTGAAACCAGGTTATAAAAAGAAAATGAAACGGGCAACAGAAAAAAACAAACGCAAACTAAAGAGAGACAGTTTTCGCAAAGGACGATGACTTTTAAGGGGGATAAATGATGGTAAAGATTGGTTCACACGTATCCATGAAAGGAAAGAAAATGCTTGTAGGGCCAGTGAAGAAGCGGCTTCCTATGGAGCTTCGACATTTATGATTTACACCGGAGCCCCGCAAAATACACGAAGGCGCCCTATTGAAGAATTAAACATTGAGGCGGGCACAGAGCATATGAAAGAGCAGGGGATCACAGATATCGTTGTCCATGCCCCATATATCATTAATGCTGCAAATACAACGAAACCTGAAACGTTCCAGCTTGCTGTTGACTTCTTGAAAAATGAAATTGAGCGGACAGAAGCGATAGGAGCTCGTCAAATTGTTTTACACCCGGGTTCACATGTTGGACAAGGGGCAGATAAAGGGATTAAAAAGATAATCGAAG
This Halobacillus salinarum DNA region includes the following protein-coding sequences:
- a CDS encoding Nif3-like dinuclear metal center hexameric protein, with the protein product MNQITGQTLIKEFEKWSPKSLAFDWDNVGLQVGTLHKPINKVMITLDVLENVVEEAIEKNIDLIIAHHPLLFVSLKQINLDTPKGRVIQKLIQHDITVYAAHTNLDIAEGGVNDVLAEALDLHELQPLIPTGEDDLYKLAVFVPEDHAEKVRDAVSEAGAGYIGNYSHCTFQIAGEGSFMPQEGTNPFLGKQGTLEKVKEKRIETIVPKSKLNQVIQAMQTAHPYEEAAYDLYQLENKGEKIGVGRIGVLERPMTLERLAEKVKEKYQIPALRVTGNLNKNAKKVAILGGSGEKYIHQAGQMGADVYITGDMTFHMAQDAQEMGLSVIDPGHHVEKLVCAKIKEYLENQCGFEKEVTFYLSEANTEPFTFL
- a CDS encoding DEAD/DEAH box helicase; this translates as MSKHTFEQYAINATVSHVIKKLGFQEPTPIQQQVLPAALRGESLIGQSHTGSGKTHAFLLPMLNKMEENLNQVQYVITAPTRELAIQLYDEVKKAIQLAEKEESWIAKLVIGGTDKQKMMEKLASNPPQIVVGTPGRILDMVKEEALNFGTVKAFVIDEADLMVDLGFMEDVDQILIHTNPEVQIMVFSATIPERLQPFLKKYLDNPTHIQIQDQKPAPESMEHRLIPLRHKHPADIIIEISKTIQPYLAIIFTNGKDQADELAEALLDRGLETGIIHGGLSPRERKRMLKDLQSLRYQYIVATDLAARGIDIQGVSHVINASLPKEEEFYIHRVGRTARAGLQGTAINLYKEEDLPLIEKLEKRGLEFEFYDIRNQEWKKIKAHNVRQTRQPKDTELDKKARQMVRKPKKVKPGYKKKMKRATEKNKRKLKRDSFRKGR